One window from the genome of Paracoccus zhejiangensis encodes:
- a CDS encoding DUF1223 domain-containing protein gives MPLTDRPNFRLHGLAVATLTAGLLLLSALPLAAQQDGSMGGIEASQGMEAEFATDDEMPGTDGFAVESGSDLGADSGPLTDPYADAPVIEAPEASDFNSFAGSEMSAPVIGLSDMPGAPVVVELFTSQGCNSCPPADAMLAELADDPDILPLSYHVDYWDYLGWTDKFASPEFTRRQKNYARSVGERAVYTPQLIVGGQDTTPSMQPTDLMGMIDAHRASPALVNVVERDADGRKVVELTPLSDLGGVVAVLLVRFAPRRTVEVTSGENRGRSITYANVVLDIARLANWNGRAPLRLTIGAATESGEDFPPDTRHAILIQRMSGAKAQMPGPILTALRLD, from the coding sequence ATGCCCCTGACCGATCGACCCAACTTCCGCCTTCATGGCCTTGCCGTGGCGACCCTGACTGCCGGGTTGCTGCTGCTGTCGGCGCTGCCGCTTGCGGCGCAGCAGGACGGATCGATGGGCGGGATCGAAGCGTCGCAGGGGATGGAGGCCGAGTTCGCCACCGACGACGAGATGCCGGGTACAGACGGTTTTGCCGTTGAATCCGGCTCTGACCTCGGCGCCGATTCAGGGCCGTTGACCGATCCCTATGCCGATGCGCCGGTGATCGAGGCGCCCGAGGCCAGCGACTTCAACAGCTTCGCCGGCAGCGAGATGTCGGCCCCGGTGATCGGGCTGTCGGACATGCCCGGCGCGCCGGTCGTGGTCGAGTTGTTCACCTCGCAGGGCTGCAACTCCTGCCCGCCCGCCGATGCCATGCTGGCCGAGCTGGCCGATGACCCGGATATCCTGCCGCTGTCCTATCACGTCGATTACTGGGATTACCTGGGCTGGACCGACAAGTTCGCCAGCCCCGAATTCACCCGCCGGCAAAAGAACTATGCCCGCAGCGTTGGCGAGCGGGCGGTCTACACCCCGCAACTGATCGTCGGCGGCCAGGATACCACGCCGTCGATGCAGCCGACCGACCTGATGGGCATGATCGATGCCCATCGCGCCTCGCCAGCCTTGGTCAACGTGGTCGAGCGCGACGCCGATGGCCGCAAGGTGGTCGAGCTGACGCCGCTGTCAGATCTTGGCGGCGTGGTGGCGGTGCTGCTGGTGCGTTTTGCCCCGCGACGGACGGTCGAGGTGACCAGCGGCGAGAACAGAGGCCGGTCGATCACCTATGCCAATGTCGTCCTAGACATTGCCCGGCTGGCCAACTGGAACGGTCGCGCGCCCTTGCGGCTGACCATCGGCGCGGCGACGGAAAGCGGCGAGGATTTCCCACCCGACACCCGCCACGCCATCCTGATCCAGCGCATGTCCGGTGCCAAGGCGCAGATGCCCGGCCCGATCCTGACCGCGTTGCGGCTGGACTGA
- a CDS encoding DMT family transporter, with translation MTDWILSISGTPEGARIASMMAIWAAFLHAVFGALQKGRHDPWVSRAAIDACYGLIALPVVLFVVPFPEPHLWPILGGAMAIHILYKLAQASTYQRGAYTVVYPVVRGTAPLITIIAAGLIFHEHYNLAQWSGVLLLVSGILGLALYNWRKLTVGRETLLPALGWALITGVMVAAYTTYDAWGIRQAADPFTFLFWFFLLDALFMPLITWRRIALLPVAELPGLAARGLVGALVAFCSFGAIMLATRIDEVGRAAVLRETSTVFAALVGWVILGEKVGPRRAGLMAMIAAGALIVEYAA, from the coding sequence ATGACCGACTGGATCCTCAGCATTTCCGGCACGCCCGAAGGGGCGCGCATCGCCTCGATGATGGCGATCTGGGCGGCCTTCCTGCACGCGGTCTTCGGTGCGCTGCAAAAGGGGCGGCACGACCCCTGGGTCAGCCGGGCGGCGATCGATGCCTGTTACGGGCTGATCGCGCTGCCCGTCGTGCTGTTCGTCGTGCCTTTCCCCGAGCCGCATTTGTGGCCGATCCTCGGCGGCGCGATGGCGATCCATATCCTCTACAAGCTGGCGCAGGCCTCGACCTACCAACGGGGGGCTTATACCGTCGTCTATCCGGTGGTGCGTGGCACCGCGCCGCTGATCACCATCATTGCCGCCGGGCTGATCTTTCACGAGCATTACAACCTGGCGCAATGGTCGGGCGTCCTTCTGCTGGTCAGCGGCATCCTTGGCCTGGCACTTTACAATTGGCGCAAGCTGACCGTCGGGCGCGAGACGCTGCTGCCGGCACTTGGCTGGGCGCTGATCACCGGCGTCATGGTCGCGGCCTATACCACCTATGACGCCTGGGGCATCCGTCAGGCCGCTGATCCCTTCACCTTCCTCTTCTGGTTCTTCCTGCTCGATGCGCTGTTCATGCCTCTGATCACCTGGCGGCGCATCGCCCTGCTGCCGGTGGCGGAATTGCCGGGCCTTGCCGCGCGCGGGCTGGTCGGCGCGCTGGTGGCCTTTTGCAGCTTCGGCGCCATCATGCTGGCCACCCGCATCGACGAGGTTGGCCGCGCCGCCGTACTTCGTGAAACCTCGACGGTGTTCGCGGCCCTTGTCGGCTGGGTCATCCTGGGCGAAAAGGTGGGGCCGCGACGCGCGGGCCTGATGGCGATGATCGCCGCCGGGGCGCTGATCGTGGAATATGCCGCTTGA
- a CDS encoding inner membrane-spanning protein YciB, with the protein MDAKQTGKWKAALEYGPLVVFFVAFLLLRDRTVHLFGQDYSGFIVATLIFIPALVLSTLGLWRLTGKLSPMQVATLVLVLVFGGLSVWLNDPRFFKMKPTIIYLLFAGILGYALWRRKNWLEAVLSEALPMRPEGWRKLTARMALAFLGLAIANEVVWRTMSETSWVYFKTFGLPLLLFIFLMGNAGLFKEYGIERKD; encoded by the coding sequence ATGGACGCGAAGCAGACGGGCAAATGGAAGGCGGCGCTGGAATATGGCCCGCTGGTGGTGTTTTTCGTGGCCTTCCTGCTGCTGCGGGACAGGACCGTGCACCTCTTCGGACAGGATTATTCGGGCTTCATCGTCGCCACGCTGATCTTCATCCCGGCGCTCGTCCTATCGACGCTGGGGCTGTGGCGGCTGACCGGGAAACTGTCGCCGATGCAGGTGGCGACGCTGGTTCTGGTTCTCGTCTTCGGCGGGCTGTCGGTGTGGCTCAACGATCCGCGCTTCTTCAAGATGAAGCCGACGATCATCTATCTCCTCTTCGCCGGCATCCTTGGCTATGCGCTGTGGCGGCGCAAGAACTGGCTGGAAGCCGTGCTGTCCGAGGCGCTGCCGATGCGGCCCGAGGGCTGGCGCAAGCTGACCGCGCGGATGGCGCTGGCCTTTCTGGGCCTCGCCATTGCCAACGAGGTGGTCTGGCGCACCATGTCCGAGACCAGCTGGGTTTATTTCAAGACCTTCGGCCTGCCGCTTTTGCTGTTCATCTTCCTGATGGGCAATGCCGGCCTGTTCAAGGAGTACGGAATTGAACGCAAGGACTGA
- a CDS encoding glycosyltransferase family 25 protein gives MNARTELAEGVILLPQSGQKLAVYLINMDGAVDRLAAMRAKLEQVGIGFQRIPGVNGKAIEFPIPEFSEWSYRYLHGRRRTPTEVGCYLSHIDCTRAFLDSDADLALILEDDASFQPEFLDTLDRAAAQRQGWNLLRLTTVSKGRKYPVRDLGNGHSIAIALTREKGSGAYVIDRSAARWFVQKLVPMRLAWDIAYDLEYFAGLKASFIEPPVASQISDEESQVQRGLSIYKLPRWRYFTVLPYRFWLELNRVIWRGGRLLRAKLFDRAAAGTAGRDARANPPQEG, from the coding sequence TTGAACGCAAGGACTGAGCTGGCCGAGGGCGTGATCCTGCTGCCCCAAAGCGGCCAGAAGCTGGCCGTCTACCTGATCAACATGGACGGGGCAGTCGACCGGCTGGCGGCAATGCGTGCCAAGCTGGAGCAAGTGGGCATCGGCTTCCAGCGCATCCCCGGCGTGAACGGCAAGGCCATCGAGTTCCCGATCCCGGAATTCAGCGAATGGTCCTATCGCTATCTGCATGGCCGCCGCCGGACGCCGACCGAGGTCGGCTGCTACCTGAGCCATATCGACTGCACCCGGGCCTTCCTGGACAGCGATGCCGATCTGGCGCTGATCCTCGAGGATGACGCCTCGTTCCAGCCCGAATTCCTCGACACGCTGGACCGTGCGGCGGCGCAGCGGCAGGGGTGGAACCTGCTGCGTCTGACCACGGTCAGCAAGGGGCGCAAATACCCCGTCCGCGATCTGGGCAATGGTCACAGCATTGCCATCGCGTTGACCCGCGAGAAGGGCTCGGGCGCCTATGTCATCGACCGGTCGGCGGCGCGCTGGTTCGTCCAGAAGCTGGTGCCGATGCGGCTGGCCTGGGACATCGCCTATGACCTGGAATATTTCGCCGGGCTCAAAGCCAGTTTCATCGAGCCGCCGGTCGCCAGCCAGATCTCCGACGAGGAATCGCAGGTGCAGCGGGGGCTGAGCATCTACAAGCTGCCGCGCTGGCGCTATTTCACCGTGCTGCCCTATCGCTTCTGGCTCGAGCTGAACCGGGTGATCTGGCGCGGCGGACGGTTGCTCAGGGCCAAGCTGTTCGATCGTGCCGCTGCCGGGACGGCGGGGCGCGATGCACGGGCGAACCCGCCGCAGGAAGGCTGA
- a CDS encoding DUF726 domain-containing protein, which translates to MAVLHVNSDAPVSTGQFRDPATTLAADAPVVVMVHGYRFSPHHPGHDPHRHILALDPESTAGPVLSWPRALGFQGGRAGEGLAVGFGWEARGTLRGAYRRAEQAGRSLARLIDRLAEEANRPVALIGHSLGARVMLQALQHVSPGAAGRLLLLAAAEFRCAAAAALDSPAGQRAEVLNITSRENDLFDFGLELFVSGRRRQALGFGLEDPRPNWIDIQIDDRDTLAMLSALGFPMDGRPRRLSHWTPYLRAGVFDFYRTALCQPWALPLNLLRRQLPAQVEPRWSRLLAPPATLGGLRA; encoded by the coding sequence ATGGCTGTGCTGCATGTCAACTCCGACGCGCCGGTTTCGACCGGCCAGTTCCGCGATCCGGCGACGACGCTGGCCGCTGATGCGCCAGTCGTCGTCATGGTGCACGGCTATCGCTTCTCTCCCCATCATCCGGGTCACGACCCCCATCGCCACATCCTGGCACTGGACCCCGAAAGCACGGCTGGCCCGGTCCTCTCCTGGCCCCGCGCCCTCGGCTTCCAAGGGGGGCGCGCCGGCGAGGGTCTGGCCGTCGGATTTGGCTGGGAAGCACGCGGCACATTGCGCGGCGCCTATCGCCGGGCCGAGCAGGCTGGTCGATCTCTGGCACGGCTGATCGACCGGCTGGCCGAGGAGGCGAACAGACCGGTGGCCCTGATCGGCCATTCGCTTGGCGCGCGGGTGATGCTGCAGGCGCTGCAGCATGTCAGCCCTGGCGCGGCTGGCCGGCTGTTGCTGCTGGCCGCTGCCGAGTTCCGCTGTGCCGCCGCGGCGGCGCTGGACAGTCCGGCGGGCCAGCGGGCGGAGGTGCTGAACATCACCTCGCGCGAGAATGACCTGTTCGATTTCGGGCTGGAACTGTTCGTCTCGGGTCGCCGCCGGCAGGCGCTCGGCTTTGGGCTGGAAGATCCGCGCCCAAACTGGATCGACATCCAGATCGACGACCGGGACACGCTGGCGATGCTATCGGCGCTTGGCTTTCCGATGGATGGCCGCCCGCGCCGCCTGTCACACTGGACGCCATATCTGCGGGCGGGTGTCTTCGATTTCTACCGCACCGCGCTGTGCCAGCCTTGGGCCCTGCCGCTGAACCTCCTGCGCCGGCAATTGCCCGCGCAGGTCGAGCCGCGCTGGTCGCGGCTGCTGGCCCCGCCCGCCACGCTCGGCGGCTTGCGCGCCTGA
- a CDS encoding formate--tetrahydrofolate ligase has protein sequence MAFKSDIEIARAAKKLPIQKIGERLGIGAEDLVPYGHDKAKVSQRFIESIQDRPNGKLILVTAINPTPAGEGKTTTTVGLGDGLNAIGKKAAICIREASLGPNFGMKGGAAGGGYAQIVPMEDMNLHFTGDFHAITSAHSLLSAMIDNHIYWGNELAIDMRRVVWRRVVDMNDRALRQITAALGGVANGFPRETGYDITVASEVMAILCLSRDLKDLEKRLGDMIVAYRRDHSPVYCRDLKAEGAMTVLLKDAMQPNLVQTLEHNPAFVHGGPFANIAHGCNSVIATTTALKLADYVVTEAGFGADLGAEKFMNIKCRKAGLKPDCVVLVATVRAMKMNGGVAKADLGPENVAAVKKGCANLGRHIENLHGFGVPVVVAINHFSGDSEAEIEAVQSYVSGRGAEAIVSRHWEQGGKGAVNLAMRVAEIADSGRSQFAPLYEDEMPLFEKIRTIATRIYRADEVLADKRIRDQLHAWEDQGYGHLPVCMAKTQYSFSTDPNLRGAPTGHSVPVREVRLSAGAGFVVVICGEIMTMPGLPRHPSAESIRLNEAGQIEGLF, from the coding sequence ATGGCTTTCAAATCCGATATCGAGATCGCGCGGGCGGCAAAGAAACTACCGATCCAGAAGATCGGCGAAAGGCTCGGGATCGGGGCCGAGGACCTGGTGCCCTATGGCCATGACAAGGCTAAGGTCAGCCAACGCTTCATCGAATCGATCCAGGATCGGCCGAATGGCAAGCTGATCCTTGTCACCGCGATCAACCCGACGCCCGCGGGCGAGGGCAAGACCACGACCACTGTGGGTCTGGGCGACGGCCTGAACGCCATCGGCAAGAAGGCGGCGATCTGCATCCGCGAGGCTTCGCTGGGTCCGAATTTCGGAATGAAGGGGGGCGCGGCCGGTGGCGGCTATGCCCAGATCGTGCCGATGGAAGACATGAACCTGCATTTCACCGGCGATTTCCACGCCATCACCAGCGCCCATTCGCTGCTGTCCGCGATGATCGACAACCATATCTACTGGGGCAACGAGCTGGCAATCGACATGCGCCGCGTGGTCTGGCGCCGCGTAGTGGACATGAATGACCGGGCGCTGCGGCAGATCACCGCCGCGCTGGGGGGCGTGGCCAACGGTTTCCCGCGCGAGACCGGCTATGACATCACCGTCGCCTCGGAGGTGATGGCGATCCTCTGCCTCTCGCGCGACCTGAAGGACCTCGAAAAGCGGCTGGGGGACATGATCGTCGCCTATCGCCGCGATCACAGCCCGGTCTATTGCCGTGACCTGAAGGCCGAGGGGGCGATGACGGTTCTGTTGAAAGACGCCATGCAGCCCAATCTGGTCCAGACGCTGGAGCATAACCCGGCCTTCGTCCACGGCGGACCGTTTGCCAATATCGCCCATGGCTGCAACTCGGTCATCGCCACCACCACGGCGCTGAAACTGGCCGATTACGTTGTGACCGAGGCCGGCTTCGGTGCCGATCTGGGGGCCGAGAAGTTCATGAACATCAAGTGCCGCAAGGCCGGGCTGAAGCCGGATTGCGTCGTGCTGGTGGCGACCGTTCGGGCGATGAAGATGAACGGTGGTGTCGCCAAGGCCGATCTCGGCCCCGAGAACGTCGCGGCGGTCAAAAAGGGCTGCGCCAACCTGGGCCGGCATATCGAGAACCTGCACGGCTTCGGCGTGCCGGTGGTCGTGGCGATCAACCATTTCAGCGGCGATAGCGAGGCCGAGATCGAGGCGGTGCAAAGCTATGTCTCGGGCCGGGGCGCCGAGGCGATCGTCAGCCGGCACTGGGAACAGGGCGGCAAGGGCGCGGTCAACCTGGCGATGCGCGTGGCCGAGATCGCCGATAGTGGCCGGTCGCAATTCGCGCCGCTTTACGAGGACGAGATGCCGCTGTTCGAGAAGATCCGCACCATCGCCACGCGCATCTATCGCGCCGACGAGGTGCTGGCCGACAAACGCATCCGCGACCAGCTGCACGCCTGGGAGGATCAGGGCTATGGCCATCTGCCGGTCTGCATGGCCAAGACCCAGTACAGCTTCTCGACCGATCCGAACCTGCGCGGCGCGCCGACCGGCCATTCCGTCCCGGTACGCGAGGTGCGGCTGTCGGCAGGGGCGGGCTTCGTGGTGGTGATCTGCGGCGAAATCATGACCATGCCGGGCCTGCCGCGCCATCCCTCGGCCGAATCGATCCGGCTGAACGAGGCGGGGCAGATCGAGGGGTTGTTCTGA
- a CDS encoding BKACE family enzyme, translated as MTKPCIICVAITGSLPTKENNPAVPITISEQIESTQEAFEAGATIAHCHVRDDEGKASSDPARFAALKEGLEKHCPGMIVQLSTGGRSGAGQARGGMLPLSPDMASLSVGSNNFPTRVYENPPDLVDWLASEMLAHGVKPEIEAFDLSHILQAAKMHADGRIKDTPYVQFVMGVKNAMPVDRDVFDYYIHTVKRLFGEDAPWCAAGIGSNQLTINDWAISSGGHARTGLEDNVRLDRDTLAPSNAALVARTVELCGKYDRPVATWQQARQILGLAMPA; from the coding sequence ATGACCAAACCCTGCATCATCTGCGTGGCCATCACCGGCTCGCTTCCGACCAAAGAGAACAATCCGGCGGTGCCGATCACCATTTCGGAACAGATCGAGAGCACCCAAGAGGCCTTCGAGGCCGGGGCCACCATCGCCCATTGCCATGTCCGGGACGACGAGGGCAAAGCCAGCAGCGATCCGGCGCGATTTGCTGCGCTGAAGGAGGGGCTGGAAAAGCACTGCCCCGGCATGATCGTGCAACTGTCGACCGGCGGGCGCTCGGGCGCGGGTCAGGCGCGGGGCGGAATGCTGCCCTTGTCGCCCGACATGGCCTCGCTGTCGGTCGGGTCGAACAATTTTCCGACGCGGGTCTACGAGAACCCGCCCGACCTGGTGGACTGGCTGGCCAGCGAGATGCTGGCCCATGGCGTGAAGCCCGAGATCGAGGCCTTTGACCTGTCGCACATCCTGCAGGCGGCCAAGATGCACGCTGACGGCCGGATCAAGGACACACCTTATGTGCAGTTCGTCATGGGGGTGAAGAACGCCATGCCGGTCGATCGCGATGTGTTCGACTACTACATCCACACGGTCAAGCGGCTGTTCGGCGAGGATGCGCCATGGTGCGCGGCGGGGATCGGGTCGAACCAGCTGACCATCAATGACTGGGCCATTTCCTCGGGCGGCCATGCCCGCACCGGGCTCGAGGATAACGTGCGGCTCGACCGCGATACCCTCGCCCCGTCCAATGCCGCGCTGGTCGCGCGCACGGTCGAGCTTTGCGGCAAATACGACCGCCCGGTGGCGACCTGGCAGCAGGCGCGGCAGATCCTCGGCCTCGCCATGCCGGCCTGA
- the pcaG gene encoding protocatechuate 3,4-dioxygenase subunit alpha — protein MAQKLDYLRESASQTAGPYVHIGLAPGAAGFDIYREELGWDIAGPNAKGERIRVEGLVIDGIGSPVKDVLIEVWQANAEGHYAHPEGGGEVEEGFRGWGRVITDFDTGEWGFDTVKPGPVMGRNGRLMAPHLNLWLVSRGINIGLNTRMYFGDETEANAKDPVINLIEWEKRRATLIATREMRDGIPVYRFDIRLQGDDETVFFDI, from the coding sequence ATGGCACAGAAGCTTGATTATCTTCGTGAAAGCGCCTCGCAGACCGCTGGCCCTTATGTCCATATCGGGCTTGCGCCGGGGGCTGCGGGGTTCGACATCTACCGCGAGGAACTGGGCTGGGACATTGCCGGGCCGAATGCCAAGGGCGAGCGGATCCGGGTCGAGGGTCTGGTGATCGACGGCATCGGCAGCCCGGTCAAGGATGTGCTGATCGAGGTCTGGCAGGCCAATGCCGAGGGCCATTACGCGCATCCCGAAGGCGGCGGCGAGGTCGAAGAGGGCTTTCGCGGCTGGGGCCGGGTGATCACCGATTTCGACACCGGCGAATGGGGCTTCGATACGGTGAAGCCCGGCCCGGTCATGGGCCGCAATGGCCGGCTGATGGCGCCGCATCTGAACCTGTGGCTCGTCTCGAGGGGCATCAATATCGGGTTGAACACCCGGATGTATTTCGGCGACGAGACCGAGGCCAATGCCAAGGACCCGGTCATCAACCTGATCGAATGGGAAAAGCGCCGCGCCACGCTGATCGCCACGCGCGAGATGCGCGACGGCATCCCCGTCTATCGCTTCGACATCCGCCTTCAGGGCGATGACGAAACCGTCTTCTTCGACATCTGA
- the pcaH gene encoding protocatechuate 3,4-dioxygenase subunit beta, giving the protein MREYYQRDRRLHPPALTPDYKTSVARSPRYSMISLQQSASEITGPTFGHNDIDRVDNDLIRNYAKSGDPVGERIIVHGRVLDENARPVPHTLVEIWQANASGRYRHKKDTYLGALDPNFGGCGRTITDAEGRYVFRTIKPGAYPWRNWVNNWRPAHIHVSVFGHSFSQRLITQLYFEGDPLIAKCPIVATIPDQDAIEQLTAKLDLNATVPLDSIAYKFDIVLRGRRSTYFENRPEGN; this is encoded by the coding sequence ATGAGAGAATATTACCAACGCGACCGGCGCCTGCACCCGCCCGCGCTGACCCCGGATTACAAGACCTCGGTGGCGCGCAGCCCGCGCTATTCGATGATCTCGCTGCAGCAATCGGCGTCCGAGATCACCGGCCCGACCTTCGGTCACAATGACATCGACCGGGTCGATAATGACCTGATCCGCAACTATGCCAAATCCGGTGATCCGGTGGGCGAGCGGATCATCGTCCATGGAAGGGTGCTGGACGAGAACGCCCGCCCCGTGCCGCATACGCTGGTCGAGATCTGGCAGGCCAATGCCTCCGGCCGCTATCGCCACAAGAAGGATACCTATCTGGGCGCGCTCGATCCGAATTTCGGCGGCTGCGGGCGGACCATCACCGATGCCGAGGGGCGCTATGTATTCCGCACCATCAAGCCCGGCGCCTATCCCTGGCGCAACTGGGTGAACAACTGGCGGCCGGCGCATATCCATGTTTCGGTCTTCGGCCATTCCTTCAGCCAGCGGCTGATCACCCAGCTCTATTTCGAAGGCGATCCGCTGATCGCGAAATGTCCGATTGTGGCGACGATCCCCGATCAGGACGCCATCGAGCAACTGACCGCGAAGCTGGATCTGAACGCGACCGTGCCCTTGGACAGCATCGCCTACAAGTTCGACATCGTGCTGCGCGGGCGGCGGTCGACCTATTTCGAGAATCGGCCGGAGGGGAACTGA
- the pcaC gene encoding 4-carboxymuconolactone decarboxylase encodes MQDNSQSRHEAGMAVRRRVLGDAHVNRAEAAKSDLDAPFQTMITEGAWGTVWASEAISLRERSMLTLALLAATGNFEEIPMHIRATARTGASRRDVAEAFQHVAIYAGVPRANHALKLAKQTYAEMDAAEEEQK; translated from the coding sequence ATGCAAGACAATTCGCAATCCCGTCATGAGGCCGGCATGGCTGTCCGCCGCCGCGTTCTGGGTGATGCCCATGTGAACCGGGCCGAGGCCGCCAAGTCCGACCTCGACGCGCCCTTTCAGACCATGATCACCGAAGGCGCCTGGGGCACGGTCTGGGCCAGCGAGGCGATCAGCTTGCGCGAGCGATCCATGCTGACGCTGGCGCTGCTGGCCGCGACCGGGAATTTCGAGGAAATCCCGATGCATATCCGCGCCACCGCCCGCACCGGCGCCAGCCGCCGCGACGTGGCCGAGGCCTTCCAGCATGTCGCCATCTATGCCGGCGTGCCGCGCGCCAACCACGCGCTGAAGCTGGCCAAGCAGACCTATGCCGAAATGGACGCCGCCGAGGAGGAGCAGAAATGA